aaatatataatcgtacatctttcatataaatactgagtattttattttattactgcaaaagaaaataattattttactgATGCAAAACTACAGGGCCCAGTTTCATcctaaatatacataaaaaaaagaagtgatatgattgcaaatgagacaactttccacaagagaccgcAAATAGAATCACTAataaaagatgtaaaataaatattaaaacgcatctaataataatttaaaaatataaaaacttgataGAAACTGTAAACAAAGAAGGTGTGAGCAAACAATCATATCTTAATGTTGTCTACTTTTAAGCAGTTCAAACCAGCTTGACTAGTGAAgtgtaaaaattttcaaataaatattaaaaataattctacAGAATCGCCAGAATCATAACACTGATATAAGTCTTGGTAAATATTTCAGGGTATCCTGTTGGTATATgacataacaaacaaatggTCATTTGATGGAATTGACCGCTGGATAAAAGAGGTCAATGAGGTAAGTCAATTTACTATGCAACCTAGCGCCTAAATGTCTATATTACACACACATggtgattttgtcaaattttcatatttaatcatCTTGATTGTTTTGAAGGTCACTTATGGAATGATTGAAGAAATATAAAGTCAACTTAAATAggattaataaacaaaatgaaaaaatgtgGGGCAGtccaagaaaataaatcatgttcGAAGCAGCACtatttatataaagtttatatatttattttcaaatagaaCATTCCTCCACGTATAAGTGTTTTACCTTGAGATTTAAAACATAGTGGTACCCAATGCATAAATCTATTCTCCAAaccttcaaaatttgaaattctcTATTATTCATCCTTAAATATGTATGACCATTATCTGTCATTTCCTCCCTGATCCTTCAAAAACATGTCTGGGaaacatgtatgttcatatCTTTGCCAAGTCAGGCTCTCTGAACCTTGTGGTATTCATTGattattatctataaaaaaaatagaaatgtggtatgatcaccaatgagacaacactccacaagagaccaattgggggtaaaagttaaaaactatatgtcactgtgtgtacatttatattttgaaagcaTTCAGGTGTTGGTGGTTGAAGTGGTCAGTTGGACTGGTCAGTTGGACTGGTCAGTTGGACTATGGTCCAATATTTGTGTTAATTCATGTTATCTATTTGAATTATTAAACAGAGTTTGGCAATTTATGAAACATTATTTGTAGGATATGTTTTTAGGTAAAGATTGCATGAACTGggactgacttgatatctaaatgtTCCAAGGCTTATCACTACCttttttatacacaaaatatagtgcattgatcATAACATTTTATTCATCCTATCAATGAACATTACAAGAATTTTATTGATGTATCATATGCTCAGATATTGAAGGCAAAAAATTATGTTACACCTGTCAAGAAAATTACACTACTTTTGTAAGGttctggaatattattatttttatcaaatatcttttctaaaaatagaatgatGTTATTGTTaacattatctttaaaaattttgatcTTCCTTTGTCTAGAGTTGCGTTAAATTAACTACAaccaatgcaatatttaattttacttcccaCTGATAAATTGAAGCAATCTTTACGGTTCAGTGCTTACAGGCACTTTAATTAATGAATGGTTTTACTTTTTAGCATGCACCTGGAGTACCTAAAATCTTAGTTGGAAATCGTTTACATCTGGCCTACAAGAGACAAGTTAGTGAGGCAGCTGCTGAGGCCTATGCCCTGAGAAATGATATGGCATTCTTTGAAGTCAGTCCACTCTGTGATTTTAATGTGACAGAATCTTACGCTGAATTATCCAGGCTGGCATTGAAAAGAAATGGTGTCAGTAGATCATGGGGGCATAACAAaggtacaaattaaaataaatcagcTGATAAAAAAAGGCTATTTAAGTGCACTcagttctttaaaaaaaatcatgaggtctaaaaatatatattcttattatCTCCTGCGGGTAAAAATAATTTAGGtacatacccgtagccagggggttcGGATGagccccccttgaaaacaaataagcactgttaaagtcattGTTCTgatcgaattgtgactgttaaagtaaaGTTTGTGAATCCAAATACCccccccttggaaattcctggctaagGGCCTGAAGTACTGGTAGtttagtaaaataaattatctttaaaatatttcttgtagaatatatttgaaagcTCTTGAGTTTAACAATGCTTAACCAAAAATTGTGGACAAGTGAGAATATAATCATTCACCTTGAAAGTTTGTCATGTCATTTGATAACATTTACAGAACCAGTTTTAGggcaccagatgtgcatttcaaccataaatgtctcttcagtgatgtttgAGTccacaatatttgaaaatccaaaccTTATTATCAAAATGAAGAGCTGATGAAAACCCAAAAGAGACAAAGAATTATTTAACATTCTATTACagatattgtttatttcttctCTTGCAGTGCTGAGTTTACAGGAGTTAGCCTGTCACACGATTGTTTCTAGTACGACTAtctatattgtttatttcttctCTTGCAGTGCTGAGTTTACAGGAGTTAGCCTGTCACACGATTGTTTCTAGTACGACTAtctatattgtttatttcttctCTTGCAGTGCTGAGTTTACAGGAGTTAGCCTGTCACACGATTGTTTCTAGTACGACTAtctatattgtttatttcttctCTTGCAGTGCTGAGTTTACAGGAGTTAGCCTGTCACACGATTGTTTCTAGTACGACTAtctatattgtttatttcttctCTTGCAGTGCTGAGTTTACAGGAGTTAGCCTGTCACACGATTGTTTCTAGTACGACTAtctatattgtttatttcttctCTTGCAGTGCTGAGTTTACAGGAGTTAGCCTGTCACACGATTGTTTCTAGTACGACTAtctatattgtttatttcttctCTTGCAGTGCTGAGTTTACAGGAGTTAGCCTGTCACACGATTGTTTCTAGTACGACTAtctatattgtttatttcttctCTTGCAGTGCTGAGTTTACAGGAGTTAGCCTGTCACACGATTGTTTCCAGTACGACTATATATGGCATAGACAATCTTCCTTTACCACAGACTCTCAAATCTCACCTCAAGTCTTATGCATTGACAAACAAGACTCGTGCACGCATGCTGAGTTTTATACACAGAGACAAGAGCAAGAAACCAAAATACTTAAATCCCAGCGACTCTCCACCTATGAACTGTCGCAAAAGTTGTTGTATTAGCTAGCAATTCAGGATGGTTGTTATTTAAATGATGATGACTAGAGAAGAAAATCCAAGTGCAGTGTGTGAGGGCagtgttttgtatttaataGAAGGGAGCTCGAGTTAGTTGTGTTGTTGAAGTTTACTGGGTTTTAGTTTTCCATGGGAATATTATCACTTGCTAACATGTCTCATAATCTTTATGATTTATGATGATATTGAAAGATATTTGTAGGTGGGTTTTTTCACAGTGAGAAATTATTGT
The genomic region above belongs to Mytilus trossulus isolate FHL-02 chromosome 7, PNRI_Mtr1.1.1.hap1, whole genome shotgun sequence and contains:
- the LOC134724748 gene encoding ras-related protein Rab-40B-like; this encodes MSSLESSPSNSLNRSVTGLGSPSPKSYDYLLKFLLVGDSDVGKEELITGLDDGATESPYGVSTCGIDYKTTTILLDGKRVKLQLWDTSGQGRFCTIFRSYSRGAQGILLVYDITNKWSFDGIDRWIKEVNEHAPGVPKILVGNRLHLAYKRQVSEAAAEAYALRNDMAFFEVSPLCDFNVTESYAELSRLALKRNGVSRSWGHNKVLSLQELACHTIVSSTTIYGIDNLPLPQTLKSHLKSYALTNKTRARMLSFIHRDKSKKPKYLNPSDSPPMNCRKSCCIS